From the Nostoc sp. PCC 7107 genome, the window GAATATGGGCTATTGCCCGAAAAATTTGAGATTTTGGATGTTGGGTTTTGCTATCGCTACATCCAAACTACTTGCTTTCATGAAAGCTTCGTCAAAAATCCGAGAAGGCGTTTGGTATTAGCAGTCAACAGAGTGCGACGGTAAGCATCGGCGGCTTTTTTAATGGCTTCAGCTTGGGTGGGGTAGGGATGAATGACGCTGCTTAATTTACTCAAACCGATTTTATTGACAATTGCGGTGGTAACTTCCGAAATCATCTCACCTGCGTGATTAGCAACAATGGTAGCACCGAGAATTTCGTCTGAGCCTTTTTTGTGGAGGATTTTGAGAAATCCTGCTTCTTCATGATCGGCGATCGCGCGATCTACACTACTAAAAGGAATTTTGATTGTTACTACATCAATACTTTGTTGTTTCGCTTCATGTTCATACATTCCTACATGGGCAATTTCTGGGGATGTGTACGTTACCCACGGCATGATTAGACTGCTAAGTTTAGCACGCCCCAATCCAAAGGGCGAAAACAGGGTATTTTTAATGACAATTCGCGCCGCTGCATCAGCAGCATGAGTAAATTTCCAGTTCATGCAGATATCCCCAGCCGCGTAAATTTTGGGATTTGTCGTTTGCAAATAATCATTTACCTGCACGCCGCGCCGCGTATCGTATTTTACCCCAACACTTTCTAAATTCAAACCTTCTACATTAGGCGATCGTCCCGCACCTACTAAAATTTCATCCACTGTCACCGAATCTCTGTAACTGTTAGTCGAAAAGTAAAGTCTTTTTCCTTCGGTCACAGCCACAACTTCTTCTAATTGGCAATTTAACACGACGCGAATTCCTTCTTGAATTAAGACATTCTGCACAATTTCGGCTGCGTCAGCATCTTCTTTATTTAACAGGTGAGAACCGCGATGTAATAGTGTAACTTCACAACCTAAACGTTGAAAGGTTTGCGCTAATTCACAACCAATTGGCCCCCCACCAATTACAGCTAATTTATCTGGGCGTTGAATTAAGGAAAAAACTGTTTCGTTAGTTAAATAACCAACATTTTCAATTCCCGGAATAGAAGGTTTTACCGCCCTTGCACCTGTAGCAATTACCGCTTTTTTAAACCGGAGAATTTTACCGCCCACTTCCACAGTATTATTGCTGGCAAATTGACCATTACCTAAGAAAACATCAACACCCATATTTTTAAAGCGTTCCGCCGAATCATGATGGCTAATAGCCGCCCTTACCCGCCGCATCCGTTCCATAACTGCGGGAAAATCAATTTCAATTTGTTGTTTGGGAATATTAATTCCTAAATTTTTTGCGTCCCAAATCTCACCAATCACTCGCGCAGAACGGATAATACATTTGGATGGTACACAACCTACATTTAAGCAATCTCCACCCATGAGATGCTTTTCGATTAATGCGACTTTTAAACCTAAATCTAACCCTGCTGCACCTGCGGCTACTACTAATCCCGCTGTTCCTGCGCCAATAACTACTAAGTCATAACAATCAGCAGGTTGAGGATTTACCCAGTTTTCAGGATGTACATGAGACACTAATTTTTGGTTGTACTCATCTACTGGGTGAACAATGACTCTTGCTAATTCCATAATGAAGTGTGAATTATGAAGTATGAAGTGTGAAGTGGGAATTATGAAATGTAAATTATGAATTATAGAATATTAAGTACTAAATTTTAACTTTCAGCCTTCAGACTTCATACTTCATCGTTTATTTTTACTTCTTCTGCTAAAGCTTTACGGGCGATGCGGGTGACATAAATTGTCACTGCAACTGTGGCGATAAAGCCAATTATCCGAATAGCCCATTGTATTGTGGGGTGACTTGGTTGACTGTCTGTGCCAATTAGGGCTAAATTTCCCGCCAAGGAACCAATATAAACATACATAATTGTGCCAGGAATCATGCCCACGGAGCCAATAAAATAATCTTTGAGGGAAACTCCAGTGACACCAAAGGCGTAGTTTAATAAGTTGAAGGGAAATATGGGAGAAAGTCTAGTTAATAAAACAATTTTTAATCCTTCTCGACCTACTGCGTTGTCTATGGCGGCGAAATTTTGATTATTGACAATTTTATTTGCAACCCAGCCTCTAGCTAAATAACGTCCAACTAAAAATGCGGCTGTTGCGCCCAGAGTTGCACCTACAAATACATACAATGAACCCCAAACTACACCAAAAACTACACCCGCGCCCAAGGTGAGAATTGAACCAGGCAAAAAAGCCACGGTGGCAATAATATACAGCCCAATAAAAGCTAATGCACCAACTGTTCCTAAACTTTCAATCCATTGCAAAGCATTCCGTAAAATAACTTGGGGGTTGAATGAGGTTGTTGGTGCTGCTGTTTGAGCCAGGGCTGATTCTGGGTGAAATAAAATTGCGATCACTACAGTTATTATTGCTAACATTGGCAAAAAAAGTTGACTTGATTTTTGCCAATTGATCCTAAAAAATTTATTTTCCATATTTTTCATTCTGCTCTTCCATTGTTTCTATTTCTGCCATGCTTTGATTTAAGGCTTTATAGGCAATTTTAGTAATATAAATAGTTACGGCAATAGTAGCAATTAAGCCAATGATTTGCATAATCAATTGATAAGTTTTTGCTTCTGGGGTGAGTGTTTGATTTGGCATATTAGTCATAGCTAAATTGCCTGCTAATGTCCCAATATAGACATACATGACTGTTCCAGGAATAATGCCGAAAGAACCTAATACATAATCTTTAAGAGAAACTTGTGTTACACCAAACACATAATTTAATAAGTTGAAGGGAAATAAAGGACATAACCGCGTTAATAAAACAATTTTCCATCCTTCTTTAGCAACTGCTACATCAATGGCTTTTAATTTAGGATGTTGCTCAATTTGGCGTGATACCCAATCTCTGGATACATAACGTCCAATCATAAATGCTAAAACTGCACCAATAATTGCGGCGATTAAGACATAAACTGAACCCCAAAACAAACCAAATAAACAACCTGCTTTTAAAGTTAAAACTGAACCAGGAATAAATAATAATGTCGCTAAGTTATAAATGCCTATATATGCAACTGCACCCCAAATTCCCAAGCTGTTAACTTGCGTAACTAAAGTAGTAAAAATATCTGAAAATTTAAAAAATCTAGCAGCAATTATCACTACCGCTACAAGTATCGTTAATAGTAAGAACTTAAGTTTGCCCTTAAATTTTGGCTGTGGTTGTGTCACCATGATTTGTCCATCCTAAATCATTTGTGCAAACATCTCTCTGTGGTTGGTTACATAGTCTTTAATTAAGATAAGCTATTTAAATGAGAGATAGCTTAATTCTTCCTAAATCTTTCCCGGCGATACCAACTACGAATTGGTGCTGGAGAAACACCAAACAAATAAGCAATAATAATAATTTGATTGAGTAAAGTAGTTTGAATAACTCCTTTTTGCAACCATCGCCGCGCTGAAGTTATGACTGGCGTGTTGATAATGACAATGTTTCCCATAGACTTTAATCGCCGGATTAGTTCAAAGTCTTCCATGATGGGTAATTCTGGAAAACCACCAATTTCTTGAAATACTTGTTGAGTTAAAAAGATTGCTTGATCACCATAAG encodes:
- a CDS encoding mercuric reductase, which codes for MELARVIVHPVDEYNQKLVSHVHPENWVNPQPADCYDLVVIGAGTAGLVVAAGAAGLDLGLKVALIEKHLMGGDCLNVGCVPSKCIIRSARVIGEIWDAKNLGINIPKQQIEIDFPAVMERMRRVRAAISHHDSAERFKNMGVDVFLGNGQFASNNTVEVGGKILRFKKAVIATGARAVKPSIPGIENVGYLTNETVFSLIQRPDKLAVIGGGPIGCELAQTFQRLGCEVTLLHRGSHLLNKEDADAAEIVQNVLIQEGIRVVLNCQLEEVVAVTEGKRLYFSTNSYRDSVTVDEILVGAGRSPNVEGLNLESVGVKYDTRRGVQVNDYLQTTNPKIYAAGDICMNWKFTHAADAAARIVIKNTLFSPFGLGRAKLSSLIMPWVTYTSPEIAHVGMYEHEAKQQSIDVVTIKIPFSSVDRAIADHEEAGFLKILHKKGSDEILGATIVANHAGEMISEVTTAIVNKIGLSKLSSVIHPYPTQAEAIKKAADAYRRTLLTANTKRLLGFLTKLS
- a CDS encoding TVP38/TMEM64 family protein; the protein is MLAIITVVIAILFHPESALAQTAAPTTSFNPQVILRNALQWIESLGTVGALAFIGLYIIATVAFLPGSILTLGAGVVFGVVWGSLYVFVGATLGATAAFLVGRYLARGWVANKIVNNQNFAAIDNAVGREGLKIVLLTRLSPIFPFNLLNYAFGVTGVSLKDYFIGSVGMIPGTIMYVYIGSLAGNLALIGTDSQPSHPTIQWAIRIIGFIATVAVTIYVTRIARKALAEEVKINDEV
- a CDS encoding TVP38/TMEM64 family protein, encoding MVTQPQPKFKGKLKFLLLTILVAVVIIAARFFKFSDIFTTLVTQVNSLGIWGAVAYIGIYNLATLLFIPGSVLTLKAGCLFGLFWGSVYVLIAAIIGAVLAFMIGRYVSRDWVSRQIEQHPKLKAIDVAVAKEGWKIVLLTRLCPLFPFNLLNYVFGVTQVSLKDYVLGSFGIIPGTVMYVYIGTLAGNLAMTNMPNQTLTPEAKTYQLIMQIIGLIATIAVTIYITKIAYKALNQSMAEIETMEEQNEKYGK